In a single window of the Rhodamnia argentea isolate NSW1041297 chromosome 2, ASM2092103v1, whole genome shotgun sequence genome:
- the LOC115737499 gene encoding LOW QUALITY PROTEIN: formamidopyrimidine-DNA glycosylase (The sequence of the model RefSeq protein was modified relative to this genomic sequence to represent the inferred CDS: deleted 1 base in 1 codon), with amino-acid sequence MFRALAFGLDRFQSTKLFPPPRPLVLSRPLHELRPSKKRAKKPSQSGATMPELPEVEAARRAVEDHCVGQKIKRAVVADDPKVIEGVSPSGFQSSLEGKTIVAAKRKGKNMWFQLDSPPFPSFQFGMAGAIYIKGVAVTEYKRSAVKDTDEWPSKYSKVFIELENGLELSFTDKRRFARVRLLNNPTSVPPISELGPDALLEPMTVDEFTESLTKKKIAIKTLLLDQSFIAGIGNWIADEVLYQAKIHPLETASSLAKESCATLHKCIKEVVQFAVQVDAKCSLFPLEWLFHFRWGKKPGKVNGKILNIQEPS; translated from the exons ATGTTCAGAGCTCTCGCGTTTGGACTTGACCGATTTCAGTCAACGAAGCTATTTCCTCCACCACGCCCTCTGGTTCTCTCTCGTCCATTGCACGAGCTGAGGCCGAGCAAAAAGCGCGCGAAGAAGCCCTCGCAAAGCGGTGCTACAATGCCGGAGTTGCCGGAGGTGGAGGCGGCGAGGAGAGCCGTCGAAGATCACTGCGTCGGCCAGAAGATCAAGAGAGCCGTTGTCGCCGACGACCCGAAAGTCATTGAAGGCGTATCCCCTTCCGGTTTCCAGTCCTCGCTCGAGGGCAAGACCATCGTCGCGGCTAAGAGAAAGGGCAAGAACATGTGGTTCCAGCTCGATTCACctcctttcccttctttccaGTTTG GGATGGCAGGTGCTATCTATATCAAGGGGGTTGCAGTCACAGAGTATAAAAG GTCTGCTGTAAAGGACACTGATGAATGGCCTTCCAAGTATTCCAAAGTCTTCATAGAA CTTGAAAATGGATTGGAGCTATCGTTTACTGACAAGAGGCGTTTTGCTAGAGTGCGCTTGCTGAACAAT CCGACTTCTGTACCACCAATATCTGAGCTTGGCCCAGATGCGCTTCTGGAGCCTATGACGGTTGATGAATTTACTGAATCCTTGACGAAGAAGAAAATTGCAATCAAGACTCTATTGCTTGATCAG AGCTTTATTGCTGGTATTGGCAATTGGATTGCTGATGAAGTGCTATACCAG GCAAAAATTCATCCTCTGGAAACCGCCTCCAGTCTTGCC AAAGAAAGCTGTGCAACCTTACATAAGTGCATTAAAGAG GTTGTTCAGTTTGCTGTTCAAGTTGATGCAAAATGCAGCCTCTTTCCCCTTGAGTGGTTGTTTCATTTTCGGTGGGGCAAAAAGCCTGGGAAAGTTAATGGTAAGATTCTGAATATTCAAGAACCATCGTGA
- the LOC125313688 gene encoding formamidopyrimidine-DNA glycosylase-like — translation MVSQVIEKAIEVGADSSQFPSNWIFHSREKKPDKAFVDVDEDRYVKVVNVSAGQRIDFITAGGRTTAYVPALQKLSGANAVNAAHKKGKQTSKRKKRSKEEEEEEEEDDGGGVAIEEDNKLSETAKSKNAHKPRGQGRKSSRKPKESDDESDEAEIGEEDENAYGNGNNKQKKRTRGAVKKKGPEKALNKKTQPARNSQKQKKRAK, via the exons ATGGTTTCACAGGTCATTGAGAAGGCAATTGAAGTTGGGGCAGATAGTAGTCAGTTCCCTAGTAATTGGATATTCCATTCCAGGGAAAAGAAGCCAGACAAGGCTTTTGTTGATG tTGATGAAGATAGATATGTTAAGGTTGTTAATGTTTCTGCAGGCCAAAGAATTGATTTTATCACTGCTGGTGGCCGG ACAACTGCATATGTACCTGCTCTGCAAAAGCTAAGTGGAGCTAATGCGGTAAATGCTGCccataaaaaaggaaagcaaaccTCAAAGAGAAAGAAGCGCagcaaggaggaggaagaggaggaggaggaggacgacggTGGTGGTGTAGCAATTGAGGAAGATAATAAACTTAGTGAAACTGCCAAGTCGAAGAATGCCCACAAGCCTAGAGGTCAAGGTAGAAAATCATCTAGGAAACCCAAGGAAAGCGATGATGAAAGTGATGAAGCTGAGATTGGCGAGGAAGATGAGAATGCATATGGTAATGGCAACAATAAGCAGAAAAAGAGAACAAGAGGGGCAGTTAAGAAAAAAGGTCCAGAAAAGGCCCTGAACAAGAAGACTCAACCAGCTAGGAACagccaaaagcaaaagaagcgaGCCAAGTAA